One window of the Melospiza melodia melodia isolate bMelMel2 chromosome 15, bMelMel2.pri, whole genome shotgun sequence genome contains the following:
- the DENND4A gene encoding C-myc promoter-binding protein isoform X2 yields the protein MEDKGARVADYFVVAGLTDISKPLEEEIHFNDACHKIAKPKEPITDVTVLNKSLGEEVPQGYKCIEVTPSGLSADLNNGSLVGPQIYLCYRRGRDKPPLTDLGVLYDGKERVKQGCEIIQSTPYGRPANISGSASSQRVYITYRRAAENMTQNALAVTDICIIIPSKGETPPHTFCKVDKNLNNSMWGSAVYLCYKKSVAKTNTISYKAGLICRYPEEDYESFPLPESVPLFCLPMGATIECWPSNSKYPLPVFSTFVLTGASAEKVYGAAIQFYELYPEEKLTEKQKSQLGLAAAVEGKDTCRTVQTNKCICLLSHWPFFDAFKKFLTFLYRYSISGPHVLPIEKHISHFMHKVPFPSPQRPRILVQLSPHDNLILSQPVSSPLPLSGGKFSTLLQNLGPENAVTLLVFAVTEHKILIHSLRPSVLTSVTEALVSMIFPFHWPCPYIPLCPLALADVLSAPCPFIVGIDSRYFDLYDPPPDVSCVDLDTNTISQTGDKKTIAWKILPKKPCKNLMNTLNTLYQQLAELQQRPREDALMELAMNDYDFNSGKKLHLLDLEIQEAFLCFMASILKGYRSYLRPITEAPSETATDASSLFELQGFLKSRDRSHQKFYTLMTKTQMFIRFIEECSFVSDKDASLAFFDDCVDKVDMDKTGETRLIELDESYKSEHTVFITPPEIPHLPNGEEHPLQYSYNGFPVLKLELFERPEGFLRAPNNKLSSKASSPNSPSPMFRRTKQEIKSAHKIAKKYSSIPQMWSRCLLRHCYGLWFICLPAYVKVCHSKVRALRTAYDVLQKMHTKKIDPPDEVCYRVLMQLCGQYGQPVLAVRVLFEMQKAGIDPNAITYGYYNKAVLESTWPSSNRGGYFLWMKIRNVVLGIAQFKKALKKLPASAAHTSVSGGHSDTANNTSLKEEAKQGKTCLQDIQEQKEDKRESDSSSLSEVESTKGSGDCLPKLNYQNSGNDKGTSSIVRLNGTIDSTVAQGSRESSVGLLFTSSFEDANEAEVIKSKSLRKRHKSAVEADLREMPWEGRNRNLSGDGLVGLMMNRINQEANPGEMVEKLGADAKILSSALQKSIRPKTLNIRSSSLESKRESLEKESSDEDAAFDCSFTDKTESPVIFDLEDLDGEPETPTAVKTSCGKSKKLQRKSSFPVKPVEKTDVETGFDPLSLLVAETEQQKEEEEEDDDRSVSTPSARRDLAEEIVMYMNNMSSPLSSRAPSIELQKPFDDRNANKRSPTIIQPCRRSSLPPNSPRPPSLTKSKSYHAKHEERPRDRLWSSPAYSPNSPAKEQDTSSALTLVSSPSFNLDTLLTPKFDVLKSSMFSAGKGVAEKASKWYSKFAMYAASAKDQNSDRASVSSLGALDSESTSLTDEDVCNDFESASPQENTTSEIKGISISKTSLESSASHDSSAKQFDQCGSLSKFPLPDKSELVSSCSTSSTSVFQNYAMEVLISSCSRCRTCDCLVHDEEIMAGWTADDSNLNTTCPFCGNLFLPFLSIEIRDLRRPGRYFLKSSPSTENMQFPSLFSNQSGKSCNTTATVGLTTSLMSVQEDINSNSKSKQHDNVYARSIQIPSGRRQNASGSECTSHPVARSISTFGPLEEDEKENQKISHIIPTGSLPATLQGPTDPLSLEWRLPSPDPITVPYLSPLVVWKELESLLENEGDHAITVADFVDHHPIVFWNLVWYFRRLDLPSNLPGLILSSEHCNKNSKIPRNCMSEDSKYVLIQMLWDNMKLHQDPRQPLYILWNAQTQKYPMVQLLQKDDDSFNQELLRSMVKSIKMNDVYGPMSQILERLNKWPHVKRQRSLYREILFLSLVALGRDNIDIDAFDREYKMAYDRLTANQVKNTHNCDRPPSTGVMECRKIFGEPYL from the exons ATGGAAGACAAAGGGGCCCGAGTTGCTGATTACTTTGTGGTCGCAGGACTGACGGATATCtcaaaacccctggaggaggAGATCCACTTCAATGATGCCTGCCATAAAATCGCCAAGCCGAAAGAGCCCATCACAGACGTGACAGTCCTCAACAAATCCCTGGGGGAGGAGGTTCCTCAGGGCTATAAATGCATAGAGGTCACTCCCTCGGGCCTGTCTGCAGATCTCAATAATGGCAGCCTCGTAGGACCCCAGATATACCTTTGCTATCGCCGAGGCAGGGATAAGCCTCCACTCACTGATTTGGG GGTTTTATATGATGGGAAAGAAAGGGTCAAGCAAGGCTGTGAAATCATTCAGAGCACCCCATACGGGCGGCCGGCCAACATCAGCGGCAGCGCCTCGTCCCAGCGCGTGTACATCACCTACCGCAGGGCTGCTGAGAACATGACCCAGAACGCCctggctgtcacagacatctgcATCATcatccccagcaagggagagaCTCCTCCACACACCTTCTGCAAGGTGGACAAGAATCTGAACAACAGCATG TGGGGCTCAGCCGTCTATTTATGTTATAAAAAGTCTGTGGCAAAAACCAACACCATATCATATAAAGCTG GTTTAATATGCAGATATCCTGAAGAAGATTATGAATCATTCCCATTACCAGAATCTGTGCCTCTTTTTTGTCTCCCTATGGGTGCAACGATTGAATGTTGGCCATCTAACAGTAAATACCCTCTCCCAGTTTTTTCTACATTTGTACTAACTGGAGCTTCTGCAGAAAAG GTATATGGTGCTGCTATTCAGTTTTATGAACTGTATCCTGAAGAGAAGCTCACAGAGAAACAAAAATCTCAGCTGGGATTAGCAGCTGCTGTCGAGGGCAAAGACACGTGCAGAACAGTGCAGACAAATAAATGCATCTGCCTGCTCTCTCACTGGCCTTTCTTTGATGCTTTCAAGAAGTTTCTCACCTTTCTGTATCGTTACTCCATTTCTGGGCCACATGTCCTCCCCATTGAGAA acACATTTCCCATTTCATGCATAAAGTACCTTTTCCATCCCCTCAGAGGCCAAGAATTCTAGTTCAG CTATCTCCACATGATAACTTGATTCTTAGCCAGCCTGTGTCATCACCACTCCCACTAAG TGGTGGCAAGTTTTCTACACTACTTCAGAATTTAGGACCTGAAAATGCAGTAACTCTGTTGGTGTTTGCTGTGACAGAACATAAAATCCTCATCCACTCATTGCGACCTTCTGTCCTCACAAGTGTGACAGAGGCATTGGTCTCT ATGATATTTCCCTTCCACTGGCCCTGCCCATATATTCCCCTGTGTCCCTTGGCCCTGGCAGATGTGCTGAGTGCCCCGTGCCCGTTCATAGTGGGAATTGATTCCAGATACTTTGATCTCTATGACCCCCCACCCGATGTCAGCTGTGTTGACCTGGATACCAACACAATTTCTCA aactgGAGACAAGAAAACTATTGCATGGAAGATCCTACCAAAGAAACCTTGTAAAAATCTGATGAACACTTTGAATACTTTATATCAGCAACTGGCAGAAT TGCAACAGCGACCAAGAGAAGATGCATTAATGGAATTGGCAATGAATGATTATGATTTTAATTCTGGGAAGAAATTGCATCTGTTAGATTTGGAGATCCAGGAAGCATTTCTCTGTTTCATGGCTTCAATCCTAAAAGGTTACAGGTCTTACCTCAGGCCAATAACGGAGGCACCCTCTGAAACAGCCACAGATGCAAGTTCTCTCTTTGAACTTCAAG GGTTCCTGAAGAGCAGAGACCGTTCCCATCAGAAGTTCTACACCCTGATGACCAAAACCCAGATGTTCATTCGCTTCATTGAGGAATGTTCTTTTGTCAGTGACAAGGATGCCAGCCTTGCCTTCTTTGATGACTGTGTGGATAAA GTAGATATGGACAAAACTGGGGAAACACGACTTATAGAGCTGGATGAGTCCTACAAGAGTGAGCACACAGTTTTCATAACACCCCCTGAGATCCCTCATCTGCCAAATGGGGAGGAGCACCCTCTGCAATACAG TTATAATGGATTTCCAGTATTAAAGCTAGAATTGTTTGAACGACCTGAAGGATTTCTCAGAGCACCAAATAACAAACTGTCCTCAAAAGCCAGTAGCCCCAACAGCCCATCACCGATGTTCAGAAGAACTAAACAG GAAATTAAATCTGCCCACAAAATTGCCAAGAAATACTCCTCCATCCCCCAGATGTGGTCCAGGTGTTTACTCCGTCACTGCTACGGCCTTTGGTTCATCTGCCTCCCTGCCTATGTGAAGGTCTGCCACTCCAAAGTCAGGGCTCTCAGAACTGCCTATGACGTGCTACAGAAAATGCACACCAAGAAAATAGACCCACCTGACGAG GTGTGCTACCGCGTGCTGATGCAGCTGTGCGGGCAGTACGGGCAGCCCGTGCTGGCGGTGCGCGTGCTCTTCGAGATGCAGAAGGCTGGCATCGACCCCAACGCCATCACCTATGGCTACTACAACAAG GCTGTTTTGGAAAGCACCTGGCCTTCAAGCAATCGAGGTGGCTATTTCCTCTGGATGAAAATACGAAATGTTGTCTTAGGAATAGCACAGTTTAAAAAAGCATTGAAAAAGCTACCAGCAAGCGCTGCACATACATCTGTTTCTG GGGGACATTCAGACACTGCCAATAACACATCACTCAAAGAAGAAGCCAAGCAAGGGAAAACTTGTCTTCAAGACATCCAAGAACAAAAGGAGGACAAGAGGGAGAGTGACTCCAGTTCTT TGTCTGAAGTGGAGAGCACAAAAGGGAGTGGGGACTGCCTGCCCAAACTGAATTACCAGAACTCTGGGAACGACAAAGGCACTTCCAGCATTGTGCGGCTCAACGGCACCATTGACAGCACCGTGGCACAGGGGAGCAGGG AGAGTTCTGTAGGGTTGCTGTTTACATCATCTTTTGAGGATGCCAATGAAGCAGAAGTTATAAAAAGCAAATCCTTAAGAAAGAGACATAAAAGTGCAGTGGAAGCTGACTTAAGGGAGATGCCCTGGGAAGGCAGGAACCGGAACCTGAGTGGGGATGGCTTAGTGGGACTCATGATGAACAGAATCAACCAGGAAGCAAACCCTGGAGAAATGGTTGAAAAACTGGGAGCTGATGCCAAAATTCTATCTAGTGCATTACAGAAAAGCATAAGGCCAAAAACTCTTAATATCAGATCTTCCTCTTTAGAGTCTAAGAGAGAAAGCCTGGAGAAAGAATCCAGTGATGAAGATGCAGCCTTTGATTGCAGTTTTACAGATAAAACAGAGTCTCCTGTTATCTTTGATCTGGAAGACCTGGATGGAGAACCTGAAACACCTACAGCAGTGAAAACTTCCTGTGGAAAATCTAAAAAATTACAAAGGAAGAGCAGCTTTCCAGTAAAACCAGTTGAAAAAACAGATGTTGAAACTGGATTTGATCCATTGTCTCTGCTGGTTGCTGAGACAGAGCagcagaaagaggaggaggaggaggatgatgacagAAGTGTCTCTACTCCATCTGCAAGAAGAGATTTAGCTGAAGAAATAGTCATGTACATGAACAACATGAGCAGCCCTTTGTCCAGTCGTGCCCCAAGCATTGAGCTGCAAAAACCCTTTGATGACAGAAATGCCAATAAAAGGAGCCCAACCATTATCCAGCCTTGCAGGAGGTCCAGCCTTCCCCCAAACTCCCCAAGGCCACCCAGCCTTACCAAATCCAAGAGCTACCACGCAAAACATGAAGAAAGGCCAAGGGACAGGCTTTGGTCTTCCCCAGCTTATTCCCCAAACAGCCCAGCCAAGGAGCAGGACACAAGCAGTGCCCTGACACTTGTGTCATCACCCTCGTTCAACCTGGACACGCTGCTGACTCCCAAGTTTGATGTTCTGAAAAGCAGCATGTTCTCTGCTGGAAAAGGAGTTGCAGAGAAAGCAAGCAAGTGGTACTCCAAATTTGCAATGTATGCTGCATCTGCAAAG GATCAAAATTCAGACCGAGCAAGTGTTTCATCTCTTGGAGCTCTGGACTCAGAATCTACTTCTCTCACTGATGAAGATGTCTGTAATGATTTTGAAAGTGCTTCTCCTCAGGAGAACACCACCTCAGAAATTAAGGGAATTAGCATCAGCAAGACAAGCCTGGAAAGCTCAGCTTCCCATGACAGCTCAGCTAAGCAGTTTGACCAGTGTG GTTCTCTTTCCAAGTTCCCATTACCTGACAAATCAGAGCTGGTGTcttcctgcagcaccagcagtaCCAGCGTGTTCCAGAACTATGCCATGGAG GTCCTCATCTCGAGCTGTTCTCGGTGCCGGACTTGTGACTGTTTGGTTCACGATGAAGAAATCATGGCAGGCTGGACAGCAGATGATTCAAATCTCAATACCACGTGTCCCTTCTGTGGCAATTTATTTCTGCCTTTTTTAAGCATCGAAATCAGAGATCTGCGGCGGCCTGGACG gTATTTTCTGAAATCCAGCCCTTCTACAGAAAATATGCAGTTCCCATCCCTTTTCTCCAATCAGAGTGGGAAGTCCTGTAACACCACAGCCACTGTTGGCCTCACTACATCCCTGATGTCTGTCCAAGAGGATATCAATTCAAATAG CAAATCCAAGCAACATGACAATGTTTATGCCAGAAGTATCCAGATCCCCTCAGGAAGAAGACAGAATGCCTCTGGGTCAGAATGTACAAGTCACCCTGTAGCAAGGAGCATCAGTACTTTTGGTCCTTTGGAAGAAGACGAGAAGGAAAACCAGAAGATCAGCCATATCATTCCTACTGGTAGCCTGCCTGCTACTTTGCAAGGACCAACT GATCCCTTGAGCCTGGAATGGCGCTTGCCTAGTCCTGATCCTATAACAGTTCCTTACCTCAGTCCTCTCGTGGTATGGAAAGAGCTTGAAAGCTTACTTGAAAATGAAGGGGATCATGCAATAACAGTGGCAGACTTTGTAGATCATCACCCCATCGTGTTCTGGAATTTGGTGTGGTATTTCAGGCGCTTGGACTTGCCCAGTAACTTACCAGGATTGATACTTTCTTCTGAGCACTGCAATAAGAACTCCAAG ATTCCACGGAACTGTATGTCAGAGGACAGTAAATATGTTCTTATTCAGATGCTATGGGACAATATGAAATTGCATCAGGATCCAAGGCAGCCTCTGTATATTCTGTGGAATGCTCAGA CCCAGAAGTACCCAATGGTCCAGTTATTGCAAAAAGATGATGACTCCTTTAACCAGGAGCTCTTGAGGAGTATGGTGAAAAGCATCAAGATGAATGATGTGTATGGACCAATGAGTCAGATACTGGAGAGGCTCAACAAGTGGCCACATGTTAAAAGACAGAG gagcctttACAGAGAAATACTGTTTCTTTCACTTGTTGCCCTGGGAAGAGATAACATTGATATAG ATGCTTTTGACAGAGAGTACAAAATGGCCTATGATCGTCTCACCGCTAATCAGGTGAAGAACACTCATAACTGCGACAGACCACCCAGCACTGGGGTGATGGAATGCAGAAAGATTTTTGGAGAACCATATCTTTAA